A genome region from Primulina eburnea isolate SZY01 chromosome 9, ASM2296580v1, whole genome shotgun sequence includes the following:
- the LOC140840824 gene encoding uncharacterized protein — MNLEEAGELRKLQLQELEEIRLEAYENSRIYKEKTKLFHDNSILRKHFVVGQRVLLYNSQLKLMPVEIKSLDTDKIFKVNGHRLKVFHEDESVERSFYRA, encoded by the exons ATGAATTTGGAAGAAGCGGGCGAGTTGAGAAAGTTGCAACTACAAGAGTTGGAGGAGATAAGATTGGAAGCATATGAGAATTCCCGAATTTACAAAGAGAAAACGAAGTTGTTTCACGACAATTCGATTCTGCGAAAACACTTTGTTGTCGGCCAACGAGTGCTGCTGTACAATTCTCAGCTAAAGCTCATGCCAG TGGAAATCAAGAGTTTGgatactgataaaattttcaAGGTGAATGGACATAGATTGAAAGTGTTTCACGAGGATGAAAGTGTG GAGAGGTCCTTTTATAGGGCGTGA
- the LOC140840825 gene encoding uncharacterized protein has product MAEPVQRTLRELANPNVIQQPLCIQFPITDATFELKSGLIHLLPTFRGLAGEDPHKHLKEFHIVCTAMKPNGITEEQISLRAFPFSLADKAKDWLYYFPSGTITTWDNMKQQFLEKFFPASRASNIRKDICGIRQLQGETLYEYWERFKQLCASCPQHQIPEQFLVQYFYEGLSLFDRNMIDAASGGALVNKTPQEARALISNMAANAQQFSARQDNPPRQVNEVSVTPIDQKLDSLTSLLEKLVAGQVQQVKTCGVCAMVGHPTDMCPSLQEETTQQANAIGGFPGQPQRRYDPYSNSYNPGWRDHPNFSYKNQGGQQGYPQQNWNKQHAPEQASSSGMSLDEIVKALAENTQKFQQETRASIQNLGTQITQIATSVSKLEAQNSGKLPSQTVVNPKENASAMVLRSGKEIDQKNTSPTTYTEEKITNEEIEGESEKQPKVNSKSFSSTISNAVVPPFRSRLEKSKKMDYEKEVLETFRKVEINIPLIDAIKQIPRYAKFLKDLCTKKRRFKSDEKVSVGESVSAVIKKSLPNKCKDPGMFTMPCVIGNLKIERAMLDLGASINVMPYSIYCALNLGPLKETRVVIQLADRSNAYPEGVVEDVLVQVKELIFPADFYILRMEEDSTAIAAPILLGRPS; this is encoded by the coding sequence ATGGCAGAACCAGTCCAAAGAACCCTCAGGGAGTTAGCCAATCCTAACGTTATTCAACAGCCATTATGCATTCAATTTCCTATTACTGATGCCACTTTTGAATTAAAATCGGGTTTGATTCATTTACTGCCTACTTTCCGTGGTCTTGCAGGTGAAGATCCCCACAAACATCTTAAAGAGTTTCATATTGTGTGCACAGCCATGAAACCAAATGGGATTACTGAGGAACAAATATCATTGCGAGCCTTTCCATTCTCTTTAGCCGACAAAGCTAAGGATTGGCTCTATTACTTTCCCTCTGGGACGATCACGACTTGGGATAAcatgaaacaacaatttttggaaAAGTTCTTCCCAGCCTCGCGAGCATCAAACATCAGGAAGGACATTTGTGGGATTAGACAGTTACAAGGAGAGACATTATATGAATATTGGGAGAGATTTAAGCAATTATGTGCCAGTTGTCCTCAACATCAGATTCCAGAACAATTTTTAGTCCAATATTTTTACGAGGGTCTCTCACTTTTTGATAGGAACATGATTGATGCTGCAAGTGGAGGTGCATTGGTGAACAAAACGCCTCAAGAGGCACGAGCTTTAATCTCCAACATGGCTGCCAATGCACAACAGTTCAGTGCTAGGCAAGACAACCCTCCACGACAAGTCAATGAGGTAAGTGTTACTCCTATCGACCAAAAGTTAGATTCTTTGACATCTCTTTTGGAAAAGTTGGTTGCAGGACAGGTGCAACAGGTAAAAACTTGTGGTGTATGTGCTATGGTGGGACATCCTACAGATATGTGTCCTTCACTACAAGAAGAAACAACGCAACAAGCCAATGCAATTGGTGGATTTCCTGGGCAGCCCCAGCGTCGATATGACCCATATTCCAATAGCTACAATCCAGGATGGAGGGATCATCCAAATTTCAGCTATAAAAATCAAGGAGGCCAACAAGGATACCCACAGCAAAATTGGAACAAACAACACGCACCAGAACAAGCATCCAGCTCAGGTATGTCTCTAGACGAAATTGTAAAGGCCTTAGCTGAAAATACTCAAAAATTTCAACAGGAAACGAGGGCCAGCATTCAGAATCTAGGAACCCAGATCACTCAGATTGCTACATCAGTCAGCAAGTTGGAAGCTCAGAATTCTGGAAAACTACCGTCGCAAACGGTGGTTAATCCAAAAGAAAATGCAAGTGCCATGGTATTGAGGAGTGGGAAGGAGATCGACCAAAAGAACACTTCACCAACAACATATACTGAAGAAAAAATCACAAATGAAGAGATCGAAGGAGAATCTGAGAAACAACCAAAGGTAAATTCTAAGTCTTTCTCATCTACTATTTCTAATGCGGTTGTTCCTCCATTTCGTTCCAGGTTGGAAAAATCCAAGAAAATGGACTATGAGAAAGAAGTGTTGGAAACCTTTAGAAAAGTGGAGATCAATATTCCTCTTATAGATGCCATCAAACAAATTCCAAGGtatgctaaatttttaaaagatttgtgCACTAAAAAGAGGAGGTTTAAAAGTGATGAAAAAGTAAGCGTGGGAGAAAGTGTGTCTGCGGTTATTAAGAAGTCACTGCCAAACAAATGCAAGGATCCAGGTATGTTTACAATGCCTTGTGTTATTGGAAATCTGAAAATTGAGCGTGCCATGCTAGATTTAGGCGCATCCATTAATGTCATGCCCTATTCAATATATTGTGCTCTGAATTTGGGTCCCTTAAAAGAAACTAGAGTGGTGATTCAATTAGCTGACCGATCTAATGCTTATCCTGAAGGAGTTGTGGAGGATGTTCTGGTGCAGGTTAAAGAATTGATATTCCCTGCAGATTTCTACATATTGCGAATGGAAGAAGACTCCACTGCGATTGCAGCTCCGATTCTATTGGGGAGACCTTCATGA